One Cololabis saira isolate AMF1-May2022 chromosome 12, fColSai1.1, whole genome shotgun sequence DNA window includes the following coding sequences:
- the b3galt4 gene encoding beta-1,3-galactosyltransferase 4 encodes MVGLGFCKIRLGKRGHGLGFLHVLCAFIVCAALFVLLFVDFLESWVTSIGMSTAVEAQAGVLPLQSLPPTRPEEFLLMPSPLVCQRAKPYLIIMVTSAPANQRARQAIRDTWGGEVQVRGLRVMTLFMVGVASDPGLGKLLIEEAREKGDLIQGRFLDTYSNLTLKTLSMLGWARRFCPQTHFMAKVDDDVLFNPSALLHFLNKSHNPYEQGDLYLGRVHLHVAPDRDPDSKHYLPAGAYPPSVFPDYCSGTAYVLSRSALLKISLAASASPLSTPLPPEDVFVGLCARTAGVLPSHSPLFSGGPGVPYGRCCYQVMVSIHHISPREMLHYWADVHSSPPCSWLSQRASLGMCKVRAMLGSALGLQQGL; translated from the coding sequence ATGGTCGGACTAGGTTTCTGCAAAATCAGATTAGGAAAGCGAGGACATGGGCTTGGATTCTTACATGTTCTGTGTGCGTTCATAGTGTGCGCTGCTTTATTCGTTCTGCTGTTTGTGGATTTCCTTGAGTCATGGGTCACCTCCATCGGGATGAGCACGGCAGTGGAGGCGCAGGCTGGCGTCCTTCCTCTGCAAAGCCTTCCACCCACCAGACCCGAGGAGTTTCTGCTCATGCCCAGCCCGCTGGTGTGCCAGCGTGCCAAGCCTTACCTCATCATCATGGTCACCTCTGCTCCTGCCAATCAACGGGCCCGCCAGGCCATCAGGGACACCTGGGGAGGTGAAGTGCAGGTGAGAGGCCTGCGGGTCATGACTCTCTTCATGGTGGGGGTGGCGTCTGACCCTGGACTTGGTAAGCTGCTGATAGAAGAAGCCAGAGAGAAGGGAGATTTGATTCAAGGGCGTTTTTTGGATACCTATTCCAACCTCACTCTGAAGACCCTGTCCATGTTGGGCTGGGCCCGCAGGTTTTGCCCTCAGACTCACTTCATGGCcaaagtggatgatgatgtcctCTTCAATCCCAGCGCCCTCTTACACTTCTTGAACAAGAGCCATAACCCTTACGAGCAAGGAGACTTGTACCTTGGCAGGGTACATCTCCACGTGGCCCCGGACCGTGACCCGGACAGCAAGCACTACCTTCCAGCAGGAGCCTACCCTCCATCAGTCTTTCCAGACTATTGCAGTGGTACAGCCTATGTCCTGTCCCGCTCCGCACTGCTCAAAATCTCCTTGGCAGCCTCTGCATCACCTTTGTCCACACCTCTCCCCCCTGAGGATGTATTTGTAGGTCTGTGTGCCCGGACAGCTGGAGTGCTGCCTTCACACAGCCCTCTCTTCTCTGGTGGTCCGGGTGTCCCCTACGGACGCTGTTGCTATCAGGTCATGGTGTCCATCCATCACATCTCACCCAGGGAGATGCTGCACTACTGGGCTGATGTCCATTCTTCCCCCCCGTGCTCCTGGCTGAGTCAGCGGGCTTCTCTGGGGATGTGCAAAGTCAGGGCAATGCTGGGCTCGGCCCTCGGACTGCAACAAGGATTGTGA